A section of the Thermotoga caldifontis AZM44c09 genome encodes:
- a CDS encoding ABC transporter permease: protein MWSFIVRRILIMIPMMFFVSIICFVVTELQPGDFLSQYLENPRISPEQIESLRRELALDKPAYQRYFMWIKNIVTKGDFGYSFSYQRPVVELIWERLGWTVAISILTIGFQWLFATLMGIYSALHPYTPIDYTLTVLGFVGLSIPEFFLALVLVYLVLRVGGTAVGGLFSPQFIGAPMSWAKFVDLLKHLWLPIVVVGVSGLAGLMRIMRSNMLDVLGSPFVTALRARGLDEKTVRKHVIKNALNPLVSIAGMELPNVFSGTIIASIVLNLPTIGPFFYNALLNHDQYLVMAFLLFIALITQIGNLLADIALALLDPRIRIS from the coding sequence ATGTGGAGTTTCATCGTTCGAAGGATTCTCATCATGATACCGATGATGTTTTTCGTTTCCATCATTTGTTTTGTGGTGACAGAACTTCAACCTGGAGATTTTCTTTCGCAATATCTGGAAAATCCCCGCATCTCACCTGAACAGATCGAATCGCTCAGAAGAGAGCTCGCTCTGGACAAACCCGCCTACCAGAGGTACTTCATGTGGATAAAGAACATCGTCACGAAAGGCGACTTCGGTTACTCTTTCTCTTACCAAAGACCCGTTGTCGAGCTGATATGGGAACGGCTCGGCTGGACGGTGGCCATCTCCATCCTGACGATAGGTTTTCAGTGGCTCTTTGCGACTCTGATGGGAATCTATTCTGCGTTGCATCCATACACACCGATCGATTACACGCTCACGGTCTTAGGCTTCGTGGGTCTTTCGATTCCAGAATTCTTTCTCGCCTTAGTGCTCGTCTATCTGGTGTTGAGAGTCGGGGGCACGGCGGTGGGTGGACTGTTTTCACCCCAGTTCATAGGAGCCCCCATGAGCTGGGCGAAATTTGTCGATCTGCTGAAACATCTGTGGCTTCCCATAGTGGTTGTGGGTGTGAGCGGTCTTGCAGGATTGATGAGGATCATGCGGAGCAACATGCTGGACGTGCTCGGTTCTCCGTTCGTGACGGCCCTGAGGGCCCGAGGGCTGGATGAGAAAACAGTCAGAAAGCACGTGATAAAGAACGCGCTGAACCCACTGGTGAGCATAGCGGGCATGGAGCTGCCCAACGTGTTCAGCGGAACGATCATCGCGTCCATAGTGCTGAACCTGCCAACGATAGGACCGTTCTTTTACAACGCCCTTTTGAACCACGATCAGTACCTGGTGATGGCCTTCCTGCTGTTCATAGCCTTGATAACACAGATCGGAAACCTGCTCGCAGACATCGCGCTGGCCCTGCTCGATCCGAGGATAAGGATCAGCTGA
- a CDS encoding ABC transporter permease, translated as MNTWQRVFYQFRRHRLGLIGFWILVVLYTLIIFADFISPYSFTETHSRFTYAPPTKIRFFHEGKFRGPFVYGLKRTRDPVTFRMKYEEDRSKIYPIKMLVKGEEYKFWGMFKTNVHLFGIEADANEMMLLLFGADRFGRDLFSRVLHGGRVSLTVGLVGTLISVIIGSVIGSISGYYGGWVDVLIQRFIELLRSFPRIPLWLALSVILPPSWPSTWVYFGIVVVLSLIGWMGVARVVRGMVLSLREKEFILAAKVAGVSDFKIITRHLIPNIMSYLMVVSTLSIPGMILGESAISFLGLGIKEPMTSWGLLLNQAQSLSALSTSPWLLIPGFFIMISVLAFNFVGDALRDALDPYRTVEKV; from the coding sequence ATGAACACGTGGCAGAGAGTTTTCTACCAGTTCAGGAGGCACAGGCTTGGTCTGATAGGTTTCTGGATCCTCGTGGTGCTGTACACGCTCATCATTTTTGCAGACTTCATCTCGCCTTACAGCTTCACCGAGACGCACAGTCGATTCACCTACGCACCGCCAACGAAGATCAGGTTCTTCCACGAAGGAAAGTTCAGAGGTCCCTTCGTGTACGGTTTGAAAAGAACGAGAGATCCTGTGACGTTCAGGATGAAGTACGAGGAGGATAGATCGAAAATATATCCAATCAAGATGCTTGTAAAAGGAGAAGAGTACAAATTCTGGGGAATGTTCAAAACGAACGTTCATCTCTTCGGCATAGAAGCTGATGCGAACGAGATGATGTTGCTTTTATTCGGAGCCGACAGGTTCGGTAGGGACCTCTTCTCGAGAGTCCTTCACGGTGGTAGAGTGTCTCTCACCGTCGGACTGGTGGGCACGCTCATCAGCGTGATCATAGGCTCTGTGATCGGATCGATTTCAGGTTACTACGGAGGATGGGTGGATGTCCTCATCCAGAGGTTCATAGAGCTGCTCCGGTCTTTCCCGAGGATTCCCCTGTGGCTCGCGCTCTCCGTCATACTGCCTCCAAGCTGGCCGAGCACGTGGGTGTACTTCGGTATCGTGGTCGTGCTGTCACTCATCGGGTGGATGGGCGTGGCACGGGTTGTCAGAGGGATGGTACTGAGTCTGAGGGAAAAAGAGTTCATCCTCGCCGCAAAGGTGGCGGGCGTGTCGGATTTCAAGATAATCACGAGGCACTTGATACCTAACATCATGAGCTATCTCATGGTTGTCTCCACACTCTCGATACCCGGCATGATCCTCGGAGAGAGCGCGATAAGCTTTTTGGGACTGGGAATAAAGGAACCCATGACGAGCTGGGGATTGCTCTTGAACCAGGCTCAATCGCTCTCCGCGCTGTCCACGAGCCCCTGGCTCCTGATTCCTGGATTCTTCATAATGATCTCGGTGCTCGCCTTCAACTTCGTCGGTGATGCGTTGAGGGATGCCCTTGATCCTTACAGGACGGTTGAGAAAGTATGA
- a CDS encoding ABC transporter ATP-binding protein, which produces MSLLRVEDLKVSFNTLDGLVRAVDGVSFTLEEQETLAIVGESGCGKTVTALTILRLVKRAIVSGSIWYRDIELTKLSERELEEIRGKKISMIFQEPMSSFDPLYTIGKQMMEVAMKHLKVDERRAKSLCVDMLKKVQIPSAEQRFNEYPHQMSGGMLQRIMIAMALLTNPDIVIADEPTTALDVTIQAQVLNLFKELQRQYRTSVIFITHDLGVVAEVADRVHVMYAGKIVERANVLKLFEQPLHPYTKGLLESRIRREYRNKKLPFIEGNVPAATNWPAGCRFHPRCPKAMKICREQEPTEVHVDGSSVACWLYREGDAR; this is translated from the coding sequence ATGAGCCTGCTGAGAGTAGAGGACCTGAAAGTTTCCTTCAACACGCTGGACGGTCTCGTGAGAGCGGTCGATGGGGTTTCTTTCACGCTCGAAGAACAGGAAACACTCGCGATCGTTGGAGAATCTGGCTGTGGTAAAACCGTCACAGCGCTCACCATACTCAGACTTGTGAAGAGGGCGATCGTGAGCGGGAGTATCTGGTATCGTGATATCGAGCTGACGAAGTTGTCAGAAAGAGAGCTTGAGGAGATACGCGGTAAGAAGATATCCATGATCTTTCAAGAACCCATGTCTTCGTTCGACCCACTCTACACGATTGGAAAACAGATGATGGAGGTTGCCATGAAGCATCTGAAGGTGGACGAGCGGCGGGCGAAAAGTCTGTGCGTAGACATGTTGAAGAAAGTCCAGATACCTTCCGCAGAACAACGTTTCAACGAGTATCCCCACCAGATGAGCGGTGGGATGTTGCAGAGGATCATGATCGCGATGGCCTTACTCACCAACCCGGACATCGTTATAGCGGACGAGCCAACCACGGCGCTGGACGTCACGATACAGGCACAGGTGCTGAACCTGTTCAAAGAACTTCAGAGGCAGTACAGAACATCGGTGATCTTCATCACCCACGATCTCGGTGTCGTGGCTGAAGTTGCGGACAGGGTCCACGTTATGTACGCAGGAAAGATCGTTGAGAGGGCGAACGTTTTGAAACTCTTCGAACAACCTCTTCATCCGTACACCAAGGGTTTGCTCGAATCGAGGATCAGAAGAGAGTACAGAAATAAGAAACTTCCCTTCATCGAGGGCAACGTTCCTGCGGCGACGAACTGGCCGGCTGGTTGCAGGTTCCATCCGAGATGTCCGAAAGCTATGAAGATCTGCCGTGAACAGGAACCAACGGAAGTGCACGTGGACGGTTCGAGTGTCGCCTGCTGGCTGTACCGTGAAGGTGATGCACGGTGA
- a CDS encoding ABC transporter ATP-binding protein: MIVSLRKVKKYFPVRAGVFLQIVGWVRALEELDLDIAENEVVGVVGESGCGKTTLGRIVARILQPTSGTIEFQGIDVTKKVPKDVERLFRRTVQMVFQDPFNSLDPRMTILDVVKEPLEAHRIFESKREMEEYVTELLIRVGLHREHLSRYPHEFSGGQRQRIAIARAVALKPKLIVCDEPTSALDVSVQSQIVNLLQELREEYGMSYLFISHNLDLVYHMSDRLIVMYLGNVVEEGDAVEVFENPLHPYTKALMSAVPDWDPRQRKLSQLKLYGEPPSPVNPPEGCVFSTRCHYRFERCERERPQLKGDEKHRVACFLYER; this comes from the coding sequence GTGATAGTCTCGCTGAGAAAGGTCAAAAAATACTTTCCCGTGAGGGCCGGAGTCTTTTTGCAGATCGTCGGCTGGGTGAGGGCACTCGAGGAGCTGGACCTGGACATCGCGGAGAACGAGGTCGTCGGTGTGGTCGGAGAATCCGGTTGTGGCAAGACCACGCTTGGAAGGATCGTTGCCAGGATCCTTCAACCCACTTCCGGAACGATTGAATTTCAAGGAATCGATGTGACCAAGAAGGTTCCGAAAGACGTTGAAAGACTCTTTCGAAGGACAGTCCAGATGGTCTTTCAGGATCCTTTCAATTCGCTCGATCCGAGGATGACGATCCTGGACGTGGTGAAAGAACCCCTCGAGGCACACAGAATTTTCGAATCGAAGAGAGAGATGGAAGAGTACGTGACCGAGCTCCTAATCAGAGTGGGACTTCACAGAGAACATTTATCACGTTATCCGCACGAATTTTCTGGCGGACAGAGACAGAGGATAGCCATAGCCAGAGCCGTAGCGCTCAAACCGAAACTCATCGTCTGTGACGAGCCAACGTCTGCGCTGGACGTTTCCGTGCAGAGTCAGATCGTGAACTTGCTTCAGGAGTTGAGAGAGGAATACGGAATGTCTTATCTTTTCATATCGCACAATCTGGATCTCGTCTACCACATGAGCGATAGGTTGATCGTGATGTACCTCGGCAACGTCGTGGAAGAAGGAGACGCAGTCGAGGTGTTCGAAAACCCGCTGCATCCTTACACGAAAGCCCTCATGTCTGCCGTCCCGGATTGGGATCCAAGACAGAGAAAGCTCTCTCAGCTGAAACTTTACGGAGAACCCCCAAGCCCGGTGAATCCGCCAGAGGGGTGCGTTTTTTCAACGAGGTGCCATTACAGGTTCGAAAGGTGTGAAAGAGAAAGGCCGCAGCTCAAAGGTGATGAGAAGCATAGAGTCGCCTGTTTTTTGTACGAGAGGTGA